The Pseudomonas eucalypticola genome has a window encoding:
- a CDS encoding MbtH family protein, with translation MTSVFDREDILFQVVVNHEEQYSIWPDYKAVPNGWRTVGKSGFKKECLAYIEEVWTDMRPLSLRKHMEEQAAQATH, from the coding sequence ATGACCTCCGTATTCGATCGCGAAGACATCCTGTTCCAGGTAGTGGTCAACCACGAAGAGCAATACTCCATCTGGCCTGACTACAAGGCCGTGCCCAACGGCTGGCGCACCGTTGGCAAGAGCGGTTTCAAGAAAGAGTGCCTGGCCTACATCGAAGAAGTGTGGACCGACATGCGCCCCCTGAGCCTGCGCAAGCACATGGAAGAGCAAGCCGCCCAAGCCACTCATTGA
- a CDS encoding siderophore-interacting protein produces the protein MLTTLANNLRTLAKQAVPAKRASYRIFDVQLKQRVVVTPSLTRLVFTGPQVAHMRTLAPDQRIKLLFPGADGQPAQLPLEGNWHQALRAIDPAVRPPMRTYTLRALRSEMSEVDVEFVLHGDDGPASRWAAHAHPGDRLQMVAPGDAPGDPGGYEWKPPQGLRNVLLIGDETALPAIAGILEALAQASPAPQVQAFIEVPHATDRLDLCAPPGAQLTWLPRDALGLSYGEGLQRAAKQLATLPASAGPGGGEQTLEDVDIDTQILWDLAKPAGNQFYAWVAGESAAVMAIRRHWVGELGLDKRALTFMGYWRLGRALD, from the coding sequence ATGCTTACCACCCTGGCCAACAACCTGCGCACCCTGGCGAAACAAGCGGTGCCCGCCAAACGCGCCAGCTATCGGATTTTCGATGTGCAGCTGAAGCAGCGCGTTGTCGTCACGCCCTCCCTGACGCGCCTGGTGTTCACCGGCCCCCAGGTGGCGCACATGCGCACCCTGGCGCCAGACCAGCGAATCAAATTGCTGTTTCCCGGCGCCGACGGCCAGCCTGCGCAGCTACCCCTTGAAGGCAACTGGCACCAGGCCTTGCGGGCCATCGACCCCGCCGTCCGACCGCCGATGCGGACCTACACCCTCCGCGCCCTGCGCAGCGAAATGAGTGAAGTGGACGTGGAGTTTGTGCTGCATGGTGACGACGGTCCGGCTTCACGCTGGGCCGCCCACGCCCACCCAGGCGACCGCTTGCAGATGGTGGCGCCCGGCGATGCCCCGGGCGACCCCGGCGGCTACGAATGGAAACCGCCTCAGGGACTGCGCAACGTGTTGCTGATTGGCGATGAAACAGCGCTTCCGGCCATCGCCGGCATTCTCGAAGCATTGGCCCAGGCGTCTCCCGCGCCGCAGGTGCAGGCCTTCATCGAAGTGCCCCACGCCACTGATCGGTTGGACCTTTGCGCGCCGCCGGGCGCCCAACTGACCTGGCTACCCCGCGACGCCTTGGGATTGAGCTATGGCGAAGGCCTGCAACGAGCCGCGAAACAACTGGCCACGCTGCCGGCCAGCGCGGGCCCGGGCGGGGGTGAGCAGACACTTGAGGACGTGGACATCGACACCCAGATTCTCTGGGACCTGGCCAAACCTGCGGGCAATCAGTTCTATGCCTGGGTCGCTGGCGAATCGGCCGCGGTGATGGCAATTCGTCGCCACTGGGTGGGCGAGTTGGGGCTGGACAAGCGGGCGTTGACCTTCATGGGGTATTGGCGGTTGGGCCGGGCGCTGGACTAG
- a CDS encoding thioesterase II family protein, whose translation MANVQLFCLPYSGASAMVYSRWRRAVPAWLSVVPVELPGRGARLGEALQTDMHALARQLAREVLPRITGPYAVFGHSLGALLAFEMVHALREGGAPQPLALIASGTAAPTRREDYERGFADPKSDDELKAQLRDLQGTPPEVLANQELMELTLPILRADFLMCGRYQYRARPPLTCALHVLGGADDRASQEQLVAWQQEGQGSFTLDMLPGGHFFIHEHEAKVLRLLKANLDESVRHDRAPLSA comes from the coding sequence ATGGCGAATGTGCAACTGTTCTGCCTGCCGTACTCGGGCGCCAGCGCCATGGTCTACAGCCGCTGGCGGCGCGCGGTGCCGGCCTGGCTGAGCGTGGTGCCGGTGGAGTTGCCTGGGCGTGGCGCGCGGCTGGGCGAGGCCTTGCAGACGGATATGCACGCCCTGGCCCGGCAACTGGCCAGGGAAGTGCTACCCAGGATCACTGGGCCCTACGCAGTGTTCGGGCACAGCCTGGGGGCGTTGCTGGCCTTCGAAATGGTCCATGCCCTGCGTGAAGGTGGCGCACCGCAACCGTTGGCATTGATTGCCTCGGGCACGGCGGCGCCGACGCGGCGGGAAGATTACGAACGCGGTTTCGCCGACCCCAAGAGCGACGATGAGCTCAAAGCGCAATTGCGCGATTTGCAGGGCACGCCGCCTGAGGTCTTGGCCAATCAGGAACTCATGGAGTTGACCTTGCCTATCCTGCGGGCCGACTTCCTCATGTGTGGCCGCTATCAGTATCGGGCGCGCCCGCCCCTGACGTGCGCGTTGCATGTGCTGGGCGGCGCGGACGACCGGGCCAGCCAGGAGCAACTGGTCGCCTGGCAGCAGGAAGGCCAAGGCAGTTTTACCCTGGACATGCTGCCGGGTGGTCACTTCTTCATTCACGAGCACGAAGCCAAGGTACTGCGCCTGCTCAAGGCCAACCTCGACGAAAGCGTCCGTCACGACCGTGCGCCGCTCAGCGCCTGA
- a CDS encoding non-ribosomal peptide synthetase — MNAEDSLKLARRFIELPTPKRRLFLAGLQEEGVDFSLFPIPANVAARERDGLSYAQQRMAFLWQLAPQGAAYNLPMAVRLNGPLNRQALQRAFDQLVVRHESLRTRLQADGDSLRQEIQAPAAVVITRHDLSESAPDEREARVASLAEAESQAPFDLLQGPLWRVQLVHLAADEHVLLLTLHHIVADGWSLNVLINEFVHLYDAACHQAEPALPPLPIQYRDYALWQRSWLEAGEQTRQLAYWQAKLGDDHSPLELPLDYARPSMPSHRGARHELHLPQALVERLGALAKAQGATLFMVLLASFKLLLQRYSGQRAIRVGVPVANRHRAEVEGVIGCFINTQVLHTDIDPFIDVAELLRRVKDTALGAQAHQDLPFERLVEALGLDRSNAHSPLFQVLFNHQAAIADAGQIRLANGLSLEKVPLQKHSARFDLALDTYESAGRLHAVFTYAQDLFAPQRVATMSQHWLALLEGLAADASGVIGELALAADGQLAQWPAVAEPDQHLCIHSLIETAANAWPERVAAVSGDDSITYAALHSRSDALAQALLDIGVRVDERVGVVADRSINMLVGLLAVLKAGAAYLPLEPDQPPARLAFMLADSGVKRVLGRIDQAGLPLDVSCVDLGGEHRALPLRQVPVSAGNLAYVIYTSGTTGTPKGVAVSHGALVNYVQGVSQRLPMDQLQRMAMVTTPAADLGHTVLFGALCSGKTLYLMAKDQVLDADAFAAYMTRHEIDALKIVPSHVQAMLAAGASALPARCLILGGEACTQALLSRIAALAPALSVINHYGPTETTVGILTHALSHQPLLGRPLANSRAYVLDGCLHPVPSGARGELYIAGAGLARGYLGRAALTAERFVPDPSGAPGARMYRSGDWVRHTAEGELQFAGRMDGQVKIRGYRVELAEIDLCLRQQPGIDNVVVRVVGKESEAQLVAYLVPQAWPADEAARQALIDSIRASLKLTLPDPLVPHYLHLLERLPVTANGKVDLKALPEPVATVAQYRAPHTSLQVQVAAIWADVLQAGQVGLDDNFFALGGHSLLATQVVSRIRQQLELDVPLRALFDTRDLEAFTQVMAGLEHTDGGDIQPVDRGQPLAVSHAQYRQWMFWKLNPLSTAYNTPLAVRLKGELDRGALAAAFDELVARHESLRTVFEERDGVPHQRVLPAQPLPIVEHRLEAQPAQALAQHLEAQVSAPFDLANGPLIRVHMFRLSADEHVLSILLHHIVSDGWSMSVMVRELVSAYNAAAGGQPLQRPALAVQYADYASWQRERLASGELQAQLAYWQATLEDDFSVLELPADRLRPPVQSYRGGRVDVHLPAELTASLRRLAVQGNATLFHVFLASFALLLARYSGRDTLNIGVPVTNRNRLALEGLIGFFVNTLVARVAVDPLQSFTQLLASVKEITLQAQANKDIPFDVLVEALKPERGLGHNPLFQVMYNHLSAVGERVSNDSLQGMSVEEVDLPEHTSQFDLTLNTLERSDGVMAVINYATDLFDAPRMQRMSEHWLNLLQAIVDHAEQPVAEFPLISTTEHRQIVVDWNRTAQPYPAEQCVHQLVEAQAARTPDAVALVHGEQELTYQQLNGRANQLARQLRELGVGPDVLVGVALERGLDLVVSLLAILKAGGAYVPLDPAYPQERLAYMLQDSQARVLLSHASLLEHLPQDTPAQLVLLDTLELQDSASDNLTPLSAPQNLAVSIYTSGSTGLPKGVLIEHRNIAALIGWAHTVYSQDDLKGVLACTSICFDLSVWELFVTLSAGGYAVIAQNALALPLLAAKDRVHLINTVPSAIKALHDAGQIPASVRIINLAGEPLKQALVDNLYGLGHVQHVHDLYGPSEDTTYSTCTRREAGGQANIGRPIANSAGYVLDGTGNPLPVGGAGEFCLAGAGLARGYLGRAALTAEKFLPNPFDTSAQGGGRLYRTGDLTRYRADGVIEYVGRIDHQVKIRGFRIELGEIELTLLAHPSVREAVVVDIEGPGGRQLVAYLVADGDVQGLREHLKTTLPDYMVPAHLVSLDALPLTPNGKLDRKALPAPDVSAQQHEYVAPQSELEQQIAAIWADVLKVEKVGLTDNFFELGGHSLLATQVTSRVHIELNLDISLSCLFTAEHLQHYVSLIADQTPTLAADVSELNDWLAELERA; from the coding sequence ATGAATGCCGAAGATTCGTTGAAACTTGCTCGCCGCTTTATCGAACTGCCCACGCCTAAGCGTCGTTTATTCCTGGCGGGCCTACAGGAAGAGGGCGTCGATTTTTCCTTGTTTCCGATCCCTGCCAACGTTGCGGCGCGCGAGCGTGACGGGCTGTCCTACGCCCAGCAGCGCATGGCGTTCCTTTGGCAACTGGCCCCCCAGGGTGCGGCGTATAACCTGCCAATGGCGGTGCGGCTCAACGGGCCGCTGAACCGTCAGGCGCTGCAGCGTGCCTTCGACCAATTGGTGGTGCGCCATGAAAGCCTGCGCACGCGCCTGCAGGCGGACGGTGACTCACTGCGCCAGGAGATACAAGCGCCGGCGGCAGTGGTGATCACCCGGCACGACCTCAGCGAGTCGGCGCCGGACGAGCGCGAGGCGCGGGTCGCATCGCTGGCCGAGGCCGAGTCGCAGGCGCCCTTCGACTTGCTGCAAGGGCCTTTGTGGCGGGTGCAACTCGTGCACCTGGCGGCGGATGAGCATGTGCTGCTGCTCACCTTGCACCATATCGTCGCTGACGGCTGGTCGCTCAACGTGCTGATCAACGAGTTTGTGCACCTCTACGATGCCGCCTGCCACCAGGCAGAACCGGCGCTGCCGCCGCTGCCCATTCAGTACCGCGACTACGCCCTGTGGCAGCGCAGCTGGCTGGAGGCCGGTGAACAGACGCGCCAGCTGGCCTACTGGCAGGCCAAGCTGGGTGACGATCACAGCCCGCTGGAATTGCCCCTCGACTATGCGCGACCTTCTATGCCCAGCCATCGCGGCGCCCGCCATGAATTGCACTTGCCCCAGGCGTTGGTCGAGCGCCTGGGCGCCCTGGCCAAGGCCCAGGGTGCGACCTTGTTCATGGTGCTGCTGGCCTCGTTCAAATTGCTGCTGCAACGCTACAGTGGCCAGCGCGCCATTCGCGTGGGCGTGCCGGTTGCCAACCGTCATCGGGCGGAAGTGGAGGGCGTGATCGGCTGCTTCATCAACACCCAGGTGCTGCACACCGACATCGACCCGTTCATTGACGTGGCCGAGCTGCTGCGGCGCGTCAAGGACACCGCGCTGGGCGCCCAGGCCCATCAGGACTTGCCGTTCGAGCGCCTGGTGGAAGCGCTGGGCCTGGACCGCAGCAACGCTCACAGCCCGCTGTTCCAGGTGCTGTTCAACCACCAGGCGGCCATTGCCGACGCCGGGCAGATTCGCCTGGCCAACGGCCTGAGCCTTGAGAAAGTGCCCCTGCAAAAGCACAGTGCGCGGTTTGACCTGGCGCTCGATACCTATGAGAGCGCCGGCCGCCTGCATGCGGTGTTTACCTACGCGCAAGACCTGTTCGCCCCACAGCGAGTGGCAACGATGAGCCAGCATTGGCTGGCCCTGTTGGAGGGCCTGGCGGCGGACGCCAGCGGTGTGATCGGTGAACTGGCACTGGCGGCCGATGGCCAGCTTGCGCAGTGGCCAGCGGTTGCCGAGCCGGACCAACACCTGTGCATCCATAGCCTGATCGAAACCGCGGCCAACGCCTGGCCCGAGCGTGTCGCGGCCGTCAGCGGCGACGACTCGATCACCTATGCGGCGCTGCACTCACGTTCCGATGCGCTGGCCCAGGCACTGCTGGACATCGGCGTACGCGTGGACGAACGGGTAGGGGTGGTGGCAGATCGCTCGATCAACATGCTGGTGGGCCTGCTGGCGGTGCTCAAGGCCGGCGCCGCCTACCTGCCCCTGGAGCCGGACCAGCCGCCGGCCCGGCTGGCGTTCATGCTGGCAGACAGCGGGGTCAAGCGGGTACTGGGGCGCATCGACCAGGCGGGCCTGCCCCTGGATGTCTCCTGCGTGGACCTGGGCGGCGAGCATCGCGCCCTGCCATTGCGCCAGGTGCCAGTCAGCGCCGGCAACCTGGCCTACGTCATCTACACCTCGGGAACCACCGGCACTCCCAAGGGCGTGGCGGTCAGTCATGGCGCGCTGGTGAACTATGTGCAGGGTGTCAGCCAGCGGCTGCCCATGGACCAACTCCAGCGCATGGCCATGGTCACCACCCCGGCGGCAGACCTGGGTCATACGGTGCTGTTCGGTGCCCTGTGCAGCGGCAAGACCCTGTACCTGATGGCCAAGGATCAAGTACTCGATGCCGATGCATTTGCTGCCTACATGACCCGGCATGAAATCGACGCGCTGAAGATCGTGCCGTCGCATGTGCAGGCCATGCTGGCGGCCGGCGCCAGTGCCTTGCCGGCCCGTTGCCTGATCCTGGGTGGCGAAGCCTGCACCCAGGCGCTGTTGAGTCGTATCGCGGCGCTGGCCCCGGCGCTGTCCGTGATCAACCATTACGGCCCCACGGAAACCACCGTGGGCATCCTCACCCACGCACTGAGCCATCAGCCGCTGCTGGGACGCCCATTGGCGAACAGCCGTGCCTATGTGCTGGACGGTTGCCTGCATCCAGTACCCAGCGGCGCGCGGGGCGAGCTCTATATTGCCGGTGCGGGCCTGGCCCGGGGTTACCTGGGGCGTGCCGCGCTGACCGCCGAACGTTTCGTCCCCGACCCCAGCGGTGCGCCCGGTGCGCGCATGTACCGCAGCGGTGACTGGGTGCGGCATACCGCCGAAGGCGAACTGCAGTTCGCCGGGCGCATGGATGGCCAGGTGAAAATCCGTGGCTACCGTGTGGAACTGGCCGAGATCGACCTCTGTCTGCGCCAGCAGCCCGGCATCGATAACGTGGTGGTGCGGGTGGTGGGCAAGGAAAGCGAGGCGCAATTGGTTGCCTACCTCGTGCCCCAGGCCTGGCCGGCCGATGAAGCGGCCCGACAGGCCCTGATCGACAGCATCCGCGCCAGCCTCAAGCTGACGCTGCCAGACCCTCTCGTTCCGCACTACCTGCATCTGCTCGAGCGCCTGCCGGTCACCGCCAATGGCAAGGTCGACCTCAAGGCGCTGCCCGAGCCCGTGGCTACGGTAGCCCAGTATCGCGCACCGCACACGTCCTTGCAGGTGCAGGTCGCGGCCATTTGGGCCGATGTGTTACAGGCCGGTCAAGTGGGCCTGGACGATAACTTCTTTGCCCTGGGTGGCCACTCGTTGCTGGCCACCCAGGTGGTGTCGCGCATCCGCCAGCAGCTGGAACTGGACGTCCCTCTGCGAGCCCTGTTCGATACCCGTGACCTGGAGGCCTTTACCCAGGTGATGGCAGGTCTTGAACACACCGACGGCGGTGATATCCAGCCCGTGGATCGCGGGCAGCCGCTGGCGGTGTCTCATGCGCAGTACCGGCAATGGATGTTCTGGAAACTCAACCCGCTCAGCACCGCCTACAACACGCCATTGGCGGTGCGTCTCAAGGGTGAACTGGACCGCGGCGCACTGGCGGCAGCCTTCGACGAGCTGGTGGCGCGCCATGAGTCGCTGCGCACGGTGTTCGAGGAGCGCGACGGCGTGCCCCACCAACGCGTGCTACCCGCTCAGCCCCTGCCCATCGTCGAGCACCGCCTCGAGGCCCAGCCTGCGCAGGCACTGGCCCAACACCTGGAAGCACAGGTATCCGCCCCGTTCGACCTGGCCAACGGGCCGCTGATTCGCGTGCACATGTTTCGCCTTTCCGCCGACGAACATGTGCTGTCGATATTGCTGCACCACATCGTCTCCGACGGCTGGTCCATGAGCGTGATGGTGCGTGAGCTGGTGAGCGCCTATAACGCCGCCGCTGGCGGCCAACCGCTGCAACGCCCGGCGCTGGCCGTGCAGTACGCCGACTACGCCAGCTGGCAGCGCGAGCGCCTGGCCAGCGGCGAGCTGCAGGCCCAATTGGCCTACTGGCAGGCGACGCTGGAGGACGATTTCTCTGTATTGGAACTGCCCGCCGACCGCCTGCGTCCACCGGTGCAGAGCTACCGGGGCGGGCGCGTGGACGTGCATCTGCCCGCCGAGCTGACGGCCAGCCTGCGCCGCTTGGCTGTGCAGGGCAATGCCACGCTGTTCCACGTGTTTCTGGCTTCTTTCGCCTTGCTGCTGGCGCGCTACAGCGGCCGTGACACCTTGAACATCGGTGTGCCTGTTACCAACCGCAACCGCCTGGCGCTGGAAGGCCTGATCGGTTTCTTCGTCAACACCCTGGTTGCCCGCGTGGCCGTGGACCCGCTGCAGTCGTTCACGCAACTGCTGGCCAGCGTCAAGGAAATCACCCTGCAGGCGCAGGCCAACAAGGACATTCCGTTCGATGTGCTGGTGGAGGCACTCAAGCCTGAGCGTGGGTTGGGGCATAACCCGCTGTTCCAGGTGATGTACAACCACCTCAGCGCCGTGGGCGAGCGGGTGTCGAACGACAGCCTGCAGGGGATGAGCGTGGAAGAGGTGGACCTGCCCGAGCACACCTCGCAGTTCGACCTCACCCTCAACACCCTGGAGCGCAGCGACGGCGTGATGGCCGTGATCAATTACGCCACTGACCTGTTCGATGCGCCACGCATGCAGCGCATGAGTGAGCATTGGTTGAACCTGTTGCAGGCCATCGTCGACCACGCCGAACAGCCGGTGGCCGAGTTCCCCTTGATCAGCACCACCGAGCACCGGCAGATCGTGGTCGACTGGAACCGTACCGCGCAGCCTTACCCCGCCGAGCAGTGCGTGCATCAGCTGGTCGAAGCCCAGGCGGCCCGCACCCCGGATGCCGTGGCGCTGGTGCATGGCGAGCAAGAACTGACCTACCAGCAACTCAATGGCCGTGCCAACCAACTGGCCCGTCAGCTGCGTGAACTGGGCGTCGGCCCCGACGTGTTGGTCGGCGTGGCGCTGGAGCGTGGCCTGGACCTGGTGGTGAGCCTGCTGGCCATTCTCAAGGCTGGTGGCGCCTACGTGCCGCTGGACCCGGCGTATCCGCAAGAACGCCTGGCCTACATGCTGCAGGACAGCCAGGCACGAGTGCTGCTGTCACACGCGTCGTTGCTAGAGCACCTGCCTCAAGACACCCCGGCCCAGCTCGTGCTGCTCGATACCCTGGAGCTGCAGGACTCTGCCAGCGACAACCTCACCCCCCTCAGCGCCCCGCAGAACCTGGCCGTCAGCATCTATACCTCCGGCTCCACCGGGCTACCCAAGGGCGTGCTGATCGAGCACCGCAACATCGCTGCGCTGATCGGCTGGGCACACACGGTGTACAGCCAGGATGACCTGAAGGGCGTACTGGCCTGCACCTCGATCTGCTTCGACCTGTCGGTGTGGGAGCTGTTCGTGACCCTGTCGGCCGGCGGCTACGCGGTCATCGCGCAAAACGCCCTGGCGCTGCCACTGCTGGCAGCCAAGGACCGCGTGCACCTGATCAACACCGTGCCGTCGGCCATCAAGGCGCTGCATGACGCCGGGCAGATCCCGGCCAGCGTGCGCATCATCAACCTGGCGGGCGAACCGCTCAAGCAGGCGCTGGTGGACAACCTCTACGGCCTGGGCCATGTACAGCACGTCCATGACCTGTACGGCCCTTCGGAGGACACCACCTATTCCACCTGCACCCGCCGCGAGGCCGGTGGCCAGGCCAATATCGGCCGCCCCATCGCCAACAGCGCCGGCTACGTGCTGGACGGCACCGGCAACCCGTTGCCGGTGGGTGGGGCAGGGGAGTTCTGCCTGGCCGGTGCCGGTCTGGCGCGAGGCTACCTGGGCCGTGCGGCCTTGACTGCCGAGAAATTCCTGCCCAACCCGTTCGACACCAGCGCCCAGGGCGGTGGCCGCCTGTACCGCACCGGTGACCTGACGCGCTACCGCGCGGACGGGGTGATCGAGTACGTCGGGCGCATCGACCATCAGGTGAAGATTCGCGGCTTCCGCATCGAACTGGGGGAAATCGAGCTCACGCTGTTGGCTCACCCATCGGTGCGCGAGGCGGTAGTGGTCGACATCGAGGGCCCTGGCGGGCGGCAGTTGGTGGCCTACCTGGTGGCCGACGGCGACGTCCAGGGGCTGCGCGAACACCTCAAGACCACGTTGCCGGACTACATGGTGCCGGCGCATCTGGTGTCCCTGGACGCGCTGCCGCTGACGCCCAACGGCAAGCTGGACCGCAAGGCGCTGCCGGCACCGGATGTCAGCGCCCAGCAGCATGAATACGTGGCCCCGCAAAGCGAGCTGGAACAGCAGATCGCGGCCATCTGGGCCGATGTGCTCAAGGTCGAGAAAGTCGGCCTCACCGACAACTTCTTCGAGTTGGGTGGGCATTCATTGCTGGCTACGCAAGTGACCAGCCGCGTGCACATCGAACTTAATCTGGATATTTCACTGTCCTGCCTGTTCACCGCTGAACACCTGCAGCACTACGTGAGCCTGATTGCCGATCAGACCCCCACCCTGGCTGCTGATGTGTCCGAACTGAACGACTGGCTGGCAGAACTGGAGCGTGCTTGA
- a CDS encoding aspartate aminotransferase family protein, with protein sequence MSTVLAEKPGSSDVADKDYQFEDNPILARQKLQESNARSYPRRIPLALKRGRGIHVEDVEGRTFIDCLAGAGTLALGHNHPVVIDAIRQVLDDELPLHTLDLSTPVKDRFVQDLFAVLPPAFAKQAKIQFTGPTGTDAVEAALKLVRIATGRSTVIAFQGGYHGMSQGALSLMGNLKAKTPLGALLSQGVQFMPFPYDYRCPFGLGGQQGVDVNLRYLDNLLNDPESGVQPPAAVIVEVVQGEGGVIPAADAWLRGVREITARAGVAMIVDEIQTGFGRTGKLFAFEHASIVPDVVVLSKAIGGSLPLSVMVYRDWLDTWQPGAHAGTFRGNQMAMAAGSAVIRYIESENLVQHAADMGQRLREHLQGLQRHTPQLGDVRGRGLMLGVEIVDPNGKPDVLGHPPVDPALASRIQRECLKRGVIIELGGRHGSVVRFLPPLIITAQQIDEVARIFARALAAALG encoded by the coding sequence ATGAGCACAGTGTTGGCCGAAAAACCAGGCAGCAGCGACGTCGCCGACAAGGACTATCAGTTCGAGGACAACCCCATCCTGGCGCGCCAGAAACTGCAGGAGTCCAACGCGCGCAGCTACCCGCGGCGTATCCCCCTGGCGCTCAAGCGCGGCCGTGGCATTCACGTCGAAGACGTCGAGGGGCGTACCTTCATCGACTGCCTGGCCGGGGCCGGTACCCTGGCGCTGGGCCACAACCACCCGGTGGTGATCGACGCCATCCGCCAGGTGCTGGACGACGAATTGCCCCTGCACACCCTGGACCTGAGCACCCCGGTCAAGGACCGTTTCGTCCAGGACCTGTTCGCGGTACTGCCGCCGGCATTCGCCAAGCAGGCGAAGATCCAGTTCACTGGCCCCACCGGCACCGACGCGGTAGAAGCCGCGCTGAAGCTGGTGCGCATCGCCACCGGACGCAGCACGGTCATCGCCTTCCAGGGCGGCTACCACGGCATGAGTCAGGGCGCCTTGAGCCTGATGGGCAACCTCAAGGCCAAGACGCCCTTGGGCGCGCTGCTCAGCCAGGGCGTGCAATTCATGCCGTTCCCGTATGACTACCGCTGCCCGTTCGGCCTCGGTGGCCAGCAGGGCGTGGACGTCAACCTGCGCTACCTCGACAACCTGCTCAACGACCCGGAAAGCGGCGTGCAACCGCCCGCGGCGGTGATCGTGGAAGTGGTTCAGGGCGAGGGCGGGGTGATTCCAGCCGCTGACGCCTGGCTGCGAGGCGTGCGTGAAATCACCGCCCGCGCCGGCGTGGCGATGATCGTCGACGAAATCCAGACCGGCTTCGGCCGTACCGGCAAACTCTTTGCCTTCGAACACGCCAGCATCGTCCCTGACGTGGTGGTGCTGTCCAAAGCCATCGGCGGCAGCCTGCCGTTGTCGGTGATGGTCTACCGTGACTGGCTCGACACCTGGCAGCCGGGCGCACACGCCGGCACCTTCCGCGGCAACCAGATGGCCATGGCCGCCGGCTCCGCCGTCATCCGCTACATCGAGTCGGAAAACCTGGTGCAGCATGCTGCCGACATGGGCCAGCGCCTGCGCGAACACCTGCAGGGCCTGCAGCGCCACACCCCGCAACTGGGCGACGTGCGCGGCCGCGGGTTGATGCTGGGTGTCGAGATCGTCGACCCCAACGGCAAGCCGGACGTGCTGGGGCACCCGCCCGTGGACCCGGCGCTGGCCAGCCGCATTCAGCGTGAATGCCTCAAACGCGGGGTGATCATCGAACTGGGCGGGCGCCATGGCAGCGTGGTGCGGTTCCTGCCACCGTTGATCATCACTGCGCAGCAGATCGATGAAGTGGCGAGGATTTTTGCTCGGGCTCTGGCAGCGGCGTTGGGGTGA